A genome region from Clostridium pasteurianum includes the following:
- a CDS encoding response regulator transcription factor, translating into MIKILIVEDDAAISNLIKLNLNMANYESTQVYDGEEALKAIKNEKFDLLLLDVMLPKIDGFTVFSKIKKRNIPTIFLTAKVSVADRVYGLKLGADDYITKPFEGVELLARIENTLRHYKKKSNILCYKNIEINTDERSIRIDGKDVELTLKEFELFLFLVQNKNIVLTREKLIENVWGYDYCGETRTVDNHVQRIRRKLSLKKEIRTIFGLGYKLEG; encoded by the coding sequence ATGATAAAAATATTAATTGTAGAAGATGATGCTGCAATTTCTAATTTAATAAAACTTAATCTAAATATGGCTAATTATGAAAGTACGCAGGTTTATGATGGCGAAGAAGCTTTAAAGGCAATAAAAAATGAGAAATTTGATTTGCTTCTTCTTGATGTTATGCTTCCTAAGATTGATGGATTTACTGTATTTTCAAAGATTAAAAAAAGAAATATTCCAACTATTTTTTTAACAGCTAAAGTTTCTGTTGCAGATAGAGTATATGGATTAAAATTAGGTGCGGATGATTATATAACAAAACCATTTGAAGGGGTTGAACTTTTAGCTAGAATTGAAAATACATTAAGGCATTACAAGAAAAAAAGCAATATATTATGCTATAAAAATATAGAAATAAATACTGATGAGAGAAGCATCAGGATAGATGGTAAAGATGTAGAGCTTACTTTGAAAGAATTTGAATTGTTTTTGTTTTTAGTTCAAAATAAAAATATTGTTCTTACAAGGGAAAAACTAATTGAAAATGTGTGGGGATATGATTATTGCGGGGAAACACGAACGGTAGATAACCATGTGCAGCGTATTAGAAGGAAACTATCTTTGAAGAAGGAAATAAGAACTATATTTGGGTTAGGATATAAATTGGAGGGTTAG
- a CDS encoding ABC transporter permease — protein sequence MNVSKILAFRYIKRQKRRTIITILGIILAVALFTAISVMLDSIEYSQAKQNINVTGSYDVLYDGLDMNNINYLKSNYSVSQVGISIYVGNGFLKQDQISKYTLGDRTIRAYEISFYEDNVIKMRNVKLQEGKFPRNENEAVAPKMLMKQGYKLNDKIKLYISVNDSKNVAQKEFTISGFSKETNNMFFISQKAADNIMAGKSKYSAYVNLKNKADFKKSFKTIEAKIKPKFKNYNDGVLLLKGKSINNYNDIGNLIVMIILGGIILISSALVIYSAFNMSIFQRIKEFGVLRALGASSYHVKSIVFIEAFIMIGIGIPLGILCGIGVIKIIFLIVNVSKFSIFDSAGMAGVYISLKTISICAGFGILCIIFSSVVPVYKSSKITPMEAIRGYSKGSGIAKYKKRYNPIKKKFRFETFLTFRNMKRNKKSFRLVVSSIAVSIVIFVSFYAFLYRMLQYFNYGGFIKDLHIYSNDISFKKEDVYGIKKISGVKNIYPLEESSFMILCPKSNISPEFKSVNKRALSYYGGYFYDVNDVLTGYDLNEINLLKNVVIDGKIDTEKLNSGEEVLIFDGIDYEANGKTIRETNLKPGDEIYIDNNKIYDRGNVKKVNFEKLRKVKVGAVLSREISYYKNLNGISAITSAEGYKNITGLEGFSEFQVELDKNADRKKVKTEIGDKLGVNYRYKIDDSVEIEEQAKQYKIEIYALVYGFIGVISLIGVLNIINTVNTNLMLRLKEFACLRAAGMSMGSLKKTLLSEGLLYGVYGIFYGTIFSSILYYLICKSINNISGLNWILFCKEIVVSSIGVFAVIFLSMMFPIKKIEKINIVEIMGVEE from the coding sequence ATGAATGTATCCAAGATTCTTGCTTTTAGGTATATTAAACGCCAAAAAAGAAGAACAATTATTACTATATTGGGCATAATACTTGCAGTTGCACTTTTTACAGCTATTTCAGTGATGCTTGATAGTATTGAGTATTCTCAAGCTAAGCAAAATATAAATGTAACTGGAAGCTATGATGTTTTATATGATGGGCTTGATATGAATAATATTAACTATCTTAAAAGCAATTATTCTGTAAGTCAGGTTGGAATAAGTATTTACGTTGGAAATGGTTTTTTAAAACAGGACCAAATTAGTAAATATACTTTAGGTGATAGAACTATAAGGGCTTATGAAATATCCTTTTATGAAGATAATGTAATAAAAATGAGAAATGTAAAATTGCAAGAAGGAAAATTTCCTAGAAATGAAAATGAAGCTGTAGCACCTAAAATGCTTATGAAACAAGGATATAAGCTCAATGATAAAATAAAATTATATATATCAGTTAATGACTCAAAAAATGTAGCTCAAAAAGAATTTACTATTTCAGGTTTTTCTAAGGAAACAAATAATATGTTTTTTATTTCACAGAAAGCAGCGGATAATATTATGGCTGGAAAATCAAAATATAGTGCCTACGTTAATTTGAAAAATAAGGCTGATTTCAAAAAAAGTTTTAAAACAATTGAAGCAAAAATAAAACCTAAATTTAAAAACTATAATGATGGTGTACTTTTACTTAAGGGAAAAAGTATAAATAATTATAATGATATTGGAAATTTAATAGTGATGATAATTCTTGGAGGTATAATACTCATATCTTCAGCTCTTGTTATATACAGTGCATTTAATATGTCTATTTTTCAGCGAATAAAGGAATTTGGTGTACTAAGGGCTTTGGGAGCTTCATCTTATCATGTAAAAAGTATAGTATTTATAGAAGCCTTTATAATGATAGGCATAGGAATTCCTCTTGGTATTTTATGTGGTATAGGAGTAATAAAAATTATTTTTCTAATAGTAAATGTGAGTAAATTCTCTATATTTGATAGTGCGGGTATGGCAGGTGTATATATATCCTTAAAGACGATTAGTATATGTGCTGGATTTGGAATCTTATGCATTATTTTTTCGTCAGTTGTTCCTGTATATAAAAGCAGTAAAATAACACCTATGGAGGCTATAAGGGGATATAGCAAAGGTAGTGGAATTGCAAAGTATAAAAAGCGTTATAATCCTATAAAAAAGAAATTTAGATTTGAAACATTTTTAACATTTAGAAATATGAAAAGAAATAAAAAAAGTTTTAGGCTTGTTGTTTCTTCGATTGCAGTTAGTATAGTTATTTTTGTGTCATTTTATGCCTTCTTATATAGGATGCTTCAATACTTCAATTATGGTGGATTTATAAAAGATTTGCATATATATTCAAATGATATTAGTTTTAAAAAGGAAGATGTGTATGGGATAAAAAAGATAAGTGGCGTAAAGAATATATATCCACTAGAGGAATCAAGTTTTATGATATTATGTCCTAAAAGTAATATTTCTCCTGAGTTTAAAAGTGTAAATAAAAGAGCCTTGAGTTATTATGGGGGATATTTTTATGATGTTAATGATGTTCTGACAGGATATGATTTAAATGAAATTAACCTTTTAAAAAATGTGGTTATAGATGGAAAAATCGACACTGAAAAACTTAACAGCGGAGAGGAAGTACTGATATTTGATGGGATAGATTATGAAGCTAATGGAAAAACAATTAGAGAAACTAATCTAAAACCAGGTGATGAGATTTATATAGATAACAATAAAATTTATGATAGAGGTAATGTTAAAAAAGTAAATTTTGAAAAATTGCGAAAAGTTAAAGTTGGAGCTGTATTAAGTAGAGAAATTTCTTATTATAAAAATCTCAATGGTATTTCTGCTATAACATCTGCTGAAGGATACAAAAATATAACTGGTTTAGAGGGATTTAGCGAATTTCAAGTTGAGCTAGATAAAAATGCAGACAGGAAAAAGGTTAAAACTGAGATAGGTGATAAACTTGGAGTTAATTATCGATATAAAATTGATGATTCAGTAGAAATTGAAGAACAAGCTAAACAGTATAAAATAGAAATTTATGCACTTGTATATGGATTTATAGGAGTAATAAGTTTGATTGGAGTGTTAAATATAATTAATACTGTAAATACAAATTTGATGCTAAGATTAAAAGAATTTGCATGTCTTAGAGCTGCTGGAATGAGTATGGGTAGTCTTAAAAAAACTTTATTAAGCGAAGGACTTTTATATGGCGTTTATGGTATATTTTATGGAACTATTTTCAGCAGTATACTTTATTATTTAATTTGCAAAAGTATAAACAACATTAGCGGTCTTAATTGGATACTATTTTGTAAAGAGATAGTGGTTTCTAGCATTGGCGTATTTGCTGTAATATTTCTTTCTATGATGTTCCCTATAAAGAAAATTGAGAAGATTAATATTGTGGAGATTATGGGGGTAGAAGAATAA
- a CDS encoding ABC transporter ATP-binding protein — protein sequence MGIAVTSDLCKTYGKGITKVEALKNINLDIKKGQFTAVVGASGSGKSTLLHMLGGIDKPSSGKVIIDGSDIYSLNEKKLSVFRRRKIGIIFQYYNLIPVLNVEENIKLSFMLDDIEPDQKYVDELIEILDLKDRRYHFPEELSGGQQQRVAIGRALAYRPSIILADEPTGNLDTKNSRAVVELLRLSVEKFNQTLIMITHDMNIASSADRIIRMEDGSVISDEVIRG from the coding sequence ATGGGGATAGCTGTTACAAGTGATCTTTGTAAGACATATGGAAAAGGTATTACAAAGGTAGAAGCTTTAAAAAATATAAATCTTGATATAAAAAAAGGTCAGTTTACGGCAGTGGTAGGAGCAAGTGGTTCAGGTAAAAGCACACTGCTACATATGCTTGGAGGTATTGATAAACCGTCATCGGGAAAGGTTATCATAGATGGAAGCGATATATATTCTCTTAATGAAAAAAAGCTTTCTGTGTTTAGGAGAAGAAAGATAGGAATAATATTTCAGTACTATAATCTTATTCCTGTACTCAATGTAGAGGAGAACATAAAGTTATCTTTTATGTTGGATGATATAGAACCTGATCAAAAGTATGTTGATGAATTAATAGAAATATTAGACTTAAAAGACAGAAGATATCATTTCCCGGAGGAACTTTCTGGTGGACAACAGCAGAGAGTTGCTATAGGACGAGCACTTGCTTATAGACCATCAATAATACTTGCAGACGAACCTACAGGAAATCTTGATACAAAAAACAGCAGAGCAGTAGTAGAACTTTTAAGACTTTCTGTTGAGAAATTCAATCAAACTTTAATTATGATAACACATGATATGAATATAGCTTCATCGGCAGATAGAATAATTAGGATGGAAGATGGAAGTGTAATAAGTGATGAGGTGATACGAGGATGA
- a CDS encoding MFS transporter: MNKNFRNMLIAFIGAFFMSLFSNTLSPFITTIQNTYHVSNTIIAILPSTVYGASFIMSILGAKIMNKLDLKKSLYLGFSFVILSSIIIFTANSFYVLLIGYFFSGFAVGLGCLISSTIISVLPKQYQKFSLFNACFGLGGILILPIDKFFLKNGISFHYAYLIHVVTICLFFILALGVKDVSIHTEETSSDNNSSSIISVLKNPLVLTLSFAIFFYVGAEISTTSWTGTFLERYYSISRADVPNILLGFWVLFTIGRAVGDKILDKIGQLRFLSFSPIISILGIFIILSKANKFFALLGVAIIGITISMIYPALQGYIVQHVPKRDVPSAAAIINIFNNFGATFLTYLIGYAAGVKITYAFLIQIIFYVYIISVSFKYLLKSKKLHINNTAA; encoded by the coding sequence ATGAACAAAAACTTTAGAAACATGCTTATAGCTTTTATAGGCGCATTTTTTATGTCACTATTTTCTAATACTTTATCCCCTTTTATAACTACTATACAAAATACTTACCACGTTTCAAACACAATAATTGCAATACTTCCTTCAACCGTTTATGGTGCCTCATTTATAATGAGTATACTTGGTGCTAAGATTATGAATAAACTTGATTTAAAAAAATCACTTTATTTAGGATTTTCATTTGTAATTTTATCTAGCATTATAATTTTTACTGCAAATTCTTTTTATGTACTTTTAATAGGTTATTTTTTCTCTGGATTTGCAGTTGGTTTAGGCTGCCTTATATCAAGTACTATAATATCGGTTTTACCAAAACAATATCAAAAGTTTAGTCTTTTCAATGCTTGTTTTGGACTTGGTGGAATTTTGATTTTACCAATAGATAAATTTTTCTTAAAAAATGGCATAAGTTTTCATTATGCTTATTTAATTCATGTTGTTACAATATGCTTATTTTTCATTTTAGCATTAGGCGTTAAAGATGTATCAATACATACAGAAGAAACTTCTTCTGATAATAATAGTTCATCCATAATTTCAGTATTAAAAAATCCTTTAGTTCTTACTTTATCTTTTGCTATATTCTTTTATGTAGGTGCTGAAATTTCTACTACCAGTTGGACAGGTACTTTTTTAGAGAGATATTATAGTATAAGCAGAGCAGATGTCCCAAATATACTATTAGGATTTTGGGTCTTATTTACAATTGGAAGAGCTGTTGGTGATAAAATTCTTGACAAAATTGGACAACTTAGATTTTTATCATTTTCGCCTATTATATCTATATTAGGAATATTTATAATACTATCAAAAGCAAATAAGTTTTTTGCCTTATTAGGTGTTGCCATTATAGGCATAACAATATCTATGATATATCCTGCTCTTCAAGGATACATAGTACAGCATGTTCCAAAGCGCGATGTTCCATCTGCCGCTGCTATTATAAACATATTCAATAATTTTGGAGCTACTTTTTTGACTTACCTTATAGGCTATGCAGCCGGGGTTAAAATAACTTACGCTTTCTTAATACAGATAATTTTCTATGTTTATATAATATCTGTTTCATTTAAATACCTGTTAAAATCAAAAAAGTTACACATTAATAATACTGCAGCATAA
- a CDS encoding sensor histidine kinase, with protein sequence MRKAFRNPEIAKNVELNIIVTIVCALILYVFSTMMLRQVNGELISSNGAAIETLIKSHPEMKNEIITDFTQKYDKGTIESGIGMLKQYGIEKNTYDLNDSLSRFHDSFITLTLMIFILFVIFHMIISLRQFNSIFTKINEVYNGAEKIIKGEYSLRLSEYRDGELGKLSTSFNKMSSIIENTFDTLKKEKGFLKNTMQDISHQLKTPLSSLKIFNELLLNQSVKDEKTLNEFLHESQKQLDKMEWLIINLLKMAKLDAGAIEFRNRDSSIEETIDESVKLLRPMYTVKNQKMIVESSDKAYFAHDRKWLIEAFSNIIKNCIEHTDDEGKIKITIYNSPIMVKVTIGDNGAGISKEDLPHIFERFYKGKGVYNKNSTGIGLSLAKSIIENQGGFITVKSVIGVGTTFNIVFLYDKEK encoded by the coding sequence GTGAGGAAGGCTTTTAGAAATCCGGAAATTGCAAAAAATGTAGAACTTAATATCATAGTTACAATAGTATGTGCTCTTATATTATATGTTTTTTCAACTATGATGTTAAGACAGGTTAATGGAGAACTTATAAGTAGTAATGGTGCTGCTATTGAGACATTAATAAAAAGTCATCCCGAAATGAAGAACGAAATAATAACGGATTTTACCCAAAAGTATGATAAGGGTACAATTGAAAGTGGAATTGGGATGCTAAAGCAGTATGGAATTGAGAAAAATACATATGATCTTAATGATTCACTTAGTAGATTTCATGATAGCTTCATAACTTTAACTTTAATGATATTCATTTTATTTGTCATATTTCATATGATAATATCACTCAGACAATTTAATAGTATTTTTACTAAAATAAATGAGGTGTATAATGGTGCGGAGAAAATAATAAAGGGTGAATATTCCTTAAGATTAAGTGAATATAGAGATGGCGAACTTGGAAAATTAAGTACTTCTTTTAATAAAATGAGTTCTATAATAGAAAATACATTTGATACCCTTAAAAAGGAAAAAGGTTTCCTTAAGAATACTATGCAGGATATATCACATCAATTAAAAACTCCTCTTTCTTCCCTTAAAATTTTTAATGAACTTCTTTTAAATCAAAGTGTTAAGGATGAAAAAACGTTAAATGAATTTTTACATGAAAGTCAAAAGCAACTTGATAAAATGGAATGGCTTATAATAAATCTTTTAAAAATGGCAAAATTAGATGCAGGTGCTATTGAGTTTAGAAATAGAGATTCGTCAATTGAAGAAACAATAGATGAAAGTGTAAAATTATTAAGACCTATGTATACTGTGAAAAATCAAAAAATGATAGTTGAAAGCAGCGATAAGGCATACTTTGCTCATGATAGAAAGTGGTTAATTGAAGCTTTTAGCAATATAATAAAAAATTGTATTGAGCATACGGATGATGAAGGGAAAATAAAAATTACAATTTACAACTCGCCTATTATGGTCAAGGTTACCATTGGCGATAATGGAGCAGGAATTTCTAAGGAAGATTTGCCTCACATATTTGAGAGATTTTATAAAGGAAAAGGGGTTTATAATAAAAACAGTACTGGTATTGGGTTATCACTTGCAAAAAGCATCATAGAAAATCAAGGAGGATTCATTACAGTTAAAAGTGTTATTGGAGTGGGAACTACTTTTAATATTGTGTTTTTATATGATAAGGAAAAATAA
- a CDS encoding response regulator transcription factor — MARILLVEDDEALSMGIKYTLLSEKFEVVSASNIQDAKEAFKREKVSLVLLDLMLPDGSGYDLCKEIRKSSDIPIIFLTACDEEVNVVMGFDLGADDYISKPFKIKELISRIKAVMRRCSNNAQRLELKSRDVLIDKKTLKAYKNGEEIILTHMELKLLILFIENAGQTLERNLILKKLWDISEEFVDDNTLSVYIKRLREKLKDDSKDPYIVTVRGIGYRWNGGEV; from the coding sequence ATGGCAAGAATACTTCTTGTGGAAGATGACGAAGCACTTTCAATGGGAATAAAATATACTCTCTTAAGTGAAAAATTTGAGGTTGTATCTGCAAGTAATATTCAAGATGCAAAGGAAGCGTTTAAAAGAGAGAAAGTTTCACTTGTACTTTTAGATTTGATGCTTCCGGATGGAAGTGGATATGATTTATGTAAAGAAATAAGGAAAAGTTCAGATATTCCAATAATATTTTTAACTGCCTGCGACGAAGAGGTAAATGTAGTTATGGGATTTGACTTAGGAGCAGATGACTATATATCAAAGCCGTTTAAGATAAAAGAACTTATATCAAGAATCAAGGCAGTTATGAGAAGATGCTCTAATAATGCTCAAAGGTTAGAGCTTAAGTCACGTGATGTATTAATTGATAAGAAAACTTTAAAAGCGTATAAAAACGGAGAAGAAATAATACTCACTCATATGGAACTTAAACTTCTTATTTTATTTATAGAAAATGCTGGACAAACTCTTGAAAGAAATCTGATACTTAAAAAATTATGGGATATTTCTGAAGAGTTTGTAGATGACAATACATTGTCTGTTTATATTAAAAGACTTAGGGAAAAGCTTAAGGATGATTCCAAAGATCCGTATATAGTTACGGTTAGAGGTATCGGATATAGATGGAATGGAGGGGAAGTTTAA
- a CDS encoding DUF3189 family protein produces MIIIYHDVGGTHSTAVAANIHINKLPIDTVPSKEELLKLKTFDKIDKGDMGHLIYIGKDEYKNKIYTIGRQYVANLVIPAIEDMYTILKGDNEELMIVDTKPSINTLMKIGGFTSRRLHLVNIGRPIVTYGTLKAYMDIANIVRGVKNNLKRSNNASEH; encoded by the coding sequence ATGATAATTATATATCATGATGTTGGAGGAACACATTCTACGGCAGTAGCTGCTAATATACATATTAATAAACTACCGATAGATACAGTGCCATCAAAGGAAGAGTTATTAAAACTTAAAACCTTTGATAAGATTGATAAAGGCGATATGGGACATTTAATTTATATAGGAAAAGATGAATATAAAAATAAAATATACACTATAGGAAGGCAATATGTTGCTAATTTAGTTATACCCGCAATTGAGGATATGTATACTATTCTTAAGGGGGATAACGAAGAGCTTATGATAGTTGATACAAAACCATCAATAAATACGCTTATGAAAATTGGAGGCTTTACATCAAGAAGACTCCATCTTGTAAACATAGGAAGACCAATTGTAACTTATGGAACATTAAAGGCATATATGGATATTGCGAATATTGTTAGGGGTGTAAAAAATAATCTAAAGAGAAGTAACAATGCTTCAGAACATTAA
- a CDS encoding PTS sugar transporter subunit IIB, with protein sequence MIRISLFCGAGMSSSMLVPRIKKAAEKRGIEVAVDAFSEVQFSKQLNKWDIALIGPQIAFKLPKLKKLCNDKIPIEIIPSRAYGMMDGEKVLEFALKVLNNE encoded by the coding sequence TTGATTAGGATTTCATTATTTTGTGGAGCTGGTATGTCTTCAAGTATGTTAGTACCTAGAATAAAGAAAGCGGCGGAGAAAAGGGGGATAGAGGTTGCTGTTGATGCTTTTTCTGAAGTGCAATTTTCTAAACAATTAAACAAATGGGATATTGCATTAATAGGTCCTCAAATAGCTTTTAAGCTTCCTAAGCTGAAAAAATTATGTAACGATAAAATTCCAATTGAAATTATACCATCACGTGCTTATGGAATGATGGATGGAGAAAAGGTTTTAGAATTTGCATTGAAAGTGCTTAATAATGAATAG
- the feoB gene encoding ferrous iron transport protein B, translating into MAVAALIGNPNVGKTSLFNVLTGSNQYVGNWAGVTVDKKEGYLDENIKIVDLPGIYAMDTYSNEEKVSKNFLENGNVDVIINIVDASNLDRNLYLTMQLKEFKKPIILVLNMIDVAEKKGVQIDCDKLSKELKVKVIPIVASKNKNVEEVRQILKKESFLEFKDDNEYHFSSEKETYAYIENALKKCVNGTLKNVNIVTEIIDKILLDKFLAYPAFALIIFIIFKTTFSWVGGPLQDLANTFVNDAVIPYLHKALSFTSPWFNSFLIDGVFGGVVSVVVFLPIILTLFFCISILEDSGYMARAAFLMDKLMRKMGLSGKAFIPLVMGFGCSVPAIMSARTLESEKDRKLTALLVPFMSCNARLPIYALLTAAFFPKNQGLVIGSLYLIGIIIAFIVGKTFKSTLFKKGEEPLVIELPEYKLPEPKNLFLHTWDKGKGFLKKAGTIIFSISVIMWALSNFGFYGMVDIKYSFLSYIGRVLVPFFRPLGFGTWQNSVALLSGVAAKEVVLSTMGVIYGANLTKILPTLFTPLTAYVFLIFVLLYPPCISALGTMKKEYGTKMMLFSITFQTCVAWIVAFIVYNVGILI; encoded by the coding sequence ATGGCAGTAGCCGCACTAATCGGAAATCCTAATGTGGGCAAAACTTCTTTGTTTAATGTTCTTACAGGTTCTAACCAGTATGTTGGTAACTGGGCAGGAGTAACTGTAGATAAAAAAGAAGGATATTTAGATGAAAATATTAAAATAGTAGATTTACCAGGTATTTATGCAATGGATACTTATTCAAATGAAGAAAAAGTATCTAAAAACTTTTTGGAGAACGGAAATGTAGATGTAATTATAAATATAGTTGATGCATCGAACTTAGATAGAAATTTATATCTTACTATGCAGCTCAAAGAATTTAAAAAGCCCATCATACTTGTTCTAAACATGATAGATGTAGCAGAAAAGAAAGGTGTACAAATCGATTGCGATAAACTATCAAAAGAACTTAAAGTCAAAGTTATCCCTATAGTAGCATCAAAGAATAAAAATGTAGAAGAAGTTAGACAAATACTTAAAAAGGAAAGTTTTTTAGAGTTTAAGGATGATAATGAATATCATTTTTCTTCAGAGAAAGAAACCTACGCTTATATAGAAAATGCTTTAAAAAAGTGTGTAAATGGTACACTTAAGAATGTAAATATAGTTACAGAAATTATAGACAAAATATTGCTTGATAAATTTTTAGCTTATCCTGCATTTGCACTTATAATATTTATTATATTTAAAACAACATTTTCATGGGTTGGTGGCCCTCTTCAAGATTTAGCTAATACATTTGTGAATGATGCCGTAATACCATATCTACATAAGGCACTTTCATTCACTAGTCCATGGTTCAATTCATTTCTAATTGATGGTGTATTTGGTGGAGTTGTTTCAGTAGTAGTATTTTTGCCAATAATACTAACTTTATTTTTCTGTATATCTATTCTAGAGGATAGTGGATACATGGCAAGAGCAGCATTTTTAATGGACAAGTTGATGAGAAAGATGGGGCTTTCAGGTAAAGCATTTATACCTCTTGTAATGGGCTTTGGTTGCAGCGTTCCAGCAATAATGTCAGCTAGAACTTTAGAGAGTGAGAAAGATAGAAAATTAACGGCACTACTTGTACCATTTATGTCATGTAACGCTAGATTACCAATATATGCACTGCTAACAGCAGCATTTTTTCCAAAAAATCAAGGTCTTGTTATAGGTTCGTTATATTTAATAGGAATTATAATTGCGTTTATTGTAGGAAAGACTTTTAAAAGCACATTGTTTAAAAAAGGTGAGGAGCCTCTTGTAATAGAGCTTCCTGAATATAAACTTCCGGAACCTAAAAATTTATTTTTACATACATGGGATAAGGGAAAGGGATTCCTAAAAAAGGCAGGAACAATAATATTCTCTATATCAGTTATAATGTGGGCACTATCAAACTTTGGATTTTACGGTATGGTTGATATAAAGTACAGCTTTTTATCATATATTGGACGTGTATTGGTTCCATTTTTCAGACCTCTTGGTTTTGGAACATGGCAAAATTCAGTTGCTCTTTTAAGTGGAGTTGCTGCTAAAGAAGTAGTTTTGAGTACAATGGGAGTAATTTATGGAGCAAATTTGACAAAGATTTTACCTACTTTATTTACTCCACTTACTGCTTATGTATTTTTAATTTTTGTACTTTTATATCCACCTTGCATTTCAGCACTTGGAACAATGAAAAAAGAGTATGGAACTAAGATGATGCTTTTTTCAATTACATTTCAAACCTGCGTTGCATGGATAGTTGCTTTTATAGTTTATAATGTTGGAATATTAATTTGA
- a CDS encoding FeoA family protein, which produces MSLYDLRPREKGIISIIKGDSRLSKRLSALGFIEGTEVEVKIMAPFGDPMLVSVRGFNIAIRKNDAKNIYLKEA; this is translated from the coding sequence ATGAGTTTATACGATTTGAGACCGAGAGAGAAAGGTATAATAAGTATTATTAAAGGTGATAGTAGATTATCAAAAAGATTGAGTGCTTTAGGTTTCATAGAAGGCACTGAAGTAGAAGTGAAAATTATGGCTCCGTTTGGGGATCCCATGTTAGTCAGTGTCAGAGGGTTTAATATAGCCATTAGAAAGAATGACGCTAAAAATATTTATCTTAAGGAGGCATAA
- a CDS encoding NUDIX hydrolase, with the protein MLKECLDIFDEDENLIGKALREDVHKNGYWHRTFQCFIIKKENGKTLMLFQKRHPLKDTSPNLFDISSAGHLVSGEKIEDGVRELKEELGIDVKFSELIPALVYKEEYDGKTYMDREYCHVYFYMSNEKVENYILQPEEVVGLVEIELDGLIKLLNGDIESVQANGFEVDGEGNRHEVIRKLSKNEFAPHGDEYYRRIFEKAQRY; encoded by the coding sequence ATATTGAAAGAGTGCTTAGATATATTTGATGAGGATGAAAATTTAATAGGAAAGGCCTTGAGAGAGGACGTACATAAGAATGGATATTGGCATAGGACTTTTCAATGCTTTATTATAAAAAAAGAAAATGGTAAGACTCTTATGTTGTTTCAAAAAAGGCATCCATTAAAGGATACTTCCCCTAATTTATTTGATATAAGTTCTGCGGGGCATCTTGTAAGTGGAGAGAAGATTGAGGATGGAGTAAGGGAACTTAAAGAGGAACTTGGAATAGATGTGAAATTTAGTGAGCTTATTCCGGCTTTGGTCTATAAAGAAGAGTATGATGGCAAAACTTATATGGATAGAGAGTATTGTCATGTCTATTTTTATATGAGTAATGAAAAGGTTGAAAATTATATTTTGCAACCGGAAGAGGTTGTGGGACTTGTAGAAATAGAACTTGATGGACTTATAAAATTACTTAATGGCGATATAGAAAGTGTGCAAGCTAATGGCTTTGAAGTTGATGGTGAAGGAAATAGGCATGAAGTTATTAGAAAACTTTCTAAGAATGAATTTGCACCACATGGTGATGAATACTATAGAAGGATTTTTGAGAAAGCACAAAGATATTAG